A window of the Coprobacter fastidiosus genome harbors these coding sequences:
- a CDS encoding tetratricopeptide repeat protein, with product MKKVLLTAGICLFAGSVFAQMKNVNAAFNEAKMPKPNFGEARKSINEALKNPDTKDLAKTWYVAGFIENKSFESDYNKTLIKQSVNEKNMYNALLDSYEKYLVAAKLDTMPNEKGKVKSKYLKDIKNTIKNNQPHFWSAGAYFYNEKDYKKAYKMWEIYQDIPKLNFMAKETLNATDSSYMQIRYYAALAAFQTKDNKLAIKALNEAKKDNYEIQDIYYYLVYAYSQEKDTVNQFNTLKEAVEVLGEKANDPKYQFMSQLINLCIYTGKGDDAIAYLKKALEADPNIAEYWKVLAVLYYENKKDEANAVQCLEKAISVKPDYAEAYGEMGRIYFNKAVTASNEASLIKNDAEYQKVRDEVVLVAYKKALP from the coding sequence ATGAAAAAGGTTCTATTGACAGCAGGTATATGTCTATTTGCCGGAAGCGTTTTTGCTCAAATGAAGAATGTGAATGCGGCATTTAATGAAGCAAAGATGCCAAAACCTAATTTTGGCGAGGCTCGTAAGTCCATTAATGAAGCTTTAAAGAATCCGGATACTAAGGATCTTGCAAAGACTTGGTATGTGGCAGGTTTTATTGAAAATAAGAGTTTTGAAAGCGATTACAATAAGACTCTTATAAAACAAAGTGTAAATGAGAAAAATATGTATAACGCTTTGTTGGATTCTTATGAAAAATATTTGGTAGCGGCAAAGTTGGATACGATGCCGAATGAAAAAGGGAAAGTGAAATCTAAATATCTGAAAGATATCAAGAATACGATTAAGAACAATCAACCTCATTTCTGGAGTGCCGGAGCTTATTTTTATAATGAAAAAGATTATAAAAAGGCTTATAAAATGTGGGAGATATATCAAGATATTCCCAAGTTGAATTTCATGGCCAAAGAAACTCTGAATGCAACGGACAGTTCCTATATGCAGATCAGATACTATGCTGCTTTAGCAGCTTTTCAAACAAAAGATAATAAGTTGGCGATTAAAGCATTGAATGAAGCTAAAAAAGACAACTATGAAATTCAGGATATTTATTATTATTTAGTTTATGCATATAGTCAAGAAAAAGATACTGTAAACCAGTTTAATACATTGAAGGAGGCTGTCGAGGTTTTAGGTGAGAAGGCAAATGATCCTAAATATCAGTTTATGTCTCAATTGATTAACTTATGTATTTATACGGGAAAAGGTGATGATGCGATAGCTTATTTGAAAAAAGCGTTGGAAGCTGATCCTAACATTGCTGAGTATTGGAAAGTTTTGGCTGTTCTATATTATGAAAATAAGAAAGATGAAGCAAATGCAGTGCAATGTTTAGAAAAAGCAATATCTGTAAAACCAGATTATGCCGAGGCTTATGGAGAGATGGGACGTATTTATTTTAATAAGGCTGTAACGGCAAGTAATGAAGCCAGCTTGATTAAAAATGATGCAGAATATCAGAAAGTAAGGGATGAAGTTGTGCTGGTTGCATATAAAAAAGCTCTTCCATGA
- the bioD gene encoding dethiobiotin synthase: protein MMKGIYFISGIDTNIGKSIATGWLAGQLLNQNVKVITQKLVQTGNKEYSEDIELHRKIMKINMFPEDISKLTAPVIFSYPSSPHLAAKIDKKELDIDAITLSSKILKERYDVVLLEGAGGLMVPLTPDLLTIDYISQQNYPIILVTSGRLGSINHTLLSLEAIKNRNLKLYSVIYNLSPYTDEVIVQDSLKIIDQYIRKNFPEAFLIQMPEVTI from the coding sequence ATCATGAAAGGAATTTATTTTATTAGCGGTATCGATACGAACATCGGAAAATCAATAGCAACCGGATGGCTTGCCGGACAACTGCTAAACCAGAATGTAAAAGTCATCACACAAAAATTGGTACAAACAGGAAACAAAGAATACTCAGAGGATATTGAACTTCATAGAAAAATAATGAAAATCAATATGTTTCCGGAAGATATTTCAAAATTGACAGCACCAGTAATCTTCAGTTATCCTTCATCGCCCCATCTTGCAGCAAAGATTGACAAAAAAGAATTGGATATTGATGCAATAACCTTGTCAAGTAAAATTTTAAAGGAAAGATATGATGTAGTTCTGTTAGAAGGTGCAGGAGGGCTCATGGTCCCCCTTACTCCCGATTTACTGACGATCGATTACATATCCCAACAAAATTATCCCATAATATTAGTGACTTCCGGTAGATTAGGAAGCATAAACCATACACTCTTAAGTCTTGAAGCTATTAAAAATAGAAATTTGAAATTATATTCTGTTATATACAACCTCTCTCCCTATACGGATGAAGTCATTGTTCAAGACTCTTTAAAAATAATAGATCAATATATACGCAAAAATTTTCCCGAAGCTTTTCTAATACAAATGCCGGAGGTTACTATATAA
- the bioC gene encoding malonyl-ACP O-methyltransferase BioC: MSINKQQIRKSFTKAISTYEQEAFVQYQIATELCRLLSVYSDHPISSILEIGCGTGFFTRLLRTSFPSATITANDLCSEVVNYIPDDIKFISGDMETINFPDKYDLIAGSSAIQWLENLPLFSEKMNRTLSEKGLVAISTFGEKNLTEIKQITDIGLSYFTEPDLEHIISSSFQIIKMKEEIKTVYFPSPKDVLLHLKRSGVNGITSEKWTKSDLLYFTNQYNKLFKSDYGVSLTYHPIYIIASKKQKS; the protein is encoded by the coding sequence ATGTCGATTAATAAACAACAAATAAGAAAATCATTTACAAAGGCTATCTCCACATATGAACAAGAAGCCTTTGTACAATATCAAATAGCGACGGAATTATGCCGATTGTTATCTGTATATTCAGACCATCCTATATCTTCAATTTTAGAAATCGGATGCGGAACAGGCTTCTTCACACGATTATTACGTACCAGTTTCCCTTCTGCAACTATTACTGCAAACGATCTTTGTTCTGAAGTTGTCAATTATATTCCCGATGACATAAAATTTATTTCCGGAGATATGGAAACAATTAATTTTCCGGATAAATACGATCTGATAGCCGGATCATCTGCTATACAATGGCTGGAGAATCTTCCATTATTTTCAGAAAAAATGAACCGTACTCTTTCAGAGAAAGGGCTTGTAGCGATTTCGACATTCGGAGAGAAAAACCTCACAGAAATAAAACAAATTACCGACATCGGCTTATCTTACTTTACAGAACCAGATTTAGAGCATATTATTTCTTCTTCATTTCAGATTATCAAAATGAAAGAAGAGATCAAAACTGTTTATTTTCCATCACCTAAAGATGTACTATTGCATTTAAAACGTTCAGGCGTCAATGGTATCACCTCAGAAAAATGGACAAAATCTGATTTATTGTATTTTACGAATCAATACAATAAGCTGTTCAAATCAGACTACGGAGTTTCGTTAACATATCACCCGATCTATATAATTGCATCAAAAAAACAGAAATCATGA
- a CDS encoding pimeloyl-ACP methyl esterase BioG family protein yields the protein MKQYFTKQENNKSLILFFTGWGMDQNTLSINKKDFDTCICFDYTDIDFEKSHYKNYQAIDVYGWSMGVWAASYTLQNCNLPIRKSVAINGTIFPIEKERGIDPIIFQKTIDLLNEQSLLKFNKRMCGSKENFQFFIKHSSLRSIESLKQELISIQSMVKKDMTSTFQWDKAIIGTRDFIFPTKNQLKAWGKIKYEIIDEAHFLDFNKYVD from the coding sequence ATGAAACAATACTTTACAAAACAAGAAAATAATAAGTCTCTGATTTTATTCTTCACAGGTTGGGGCATGGATCAAAATACCTTATCTATCAATAAGAAGGATTTCGACACTTGCATCTGTTTCGATTATACGGATATAGATTTCGAAAAATCTCATTATAAAAATTATCAAGCAATCGATGTGTATGGATGGTCGATGGGGGTATGGGCCGCATCTTATACTTTACAGAATTGTAACTTACCTATTCGGAAAAGTGTCGCAATAAACGGAACGATTTTTCCGATAGAAAAAGAAAGAGGCATAGATCCGATAATTTTCCAAAAAACAATAGATTTATTGAACGAACAGAGCTTACTAAAGTTTAATAAACGAATGTGTGGAAGTAAAGAGAATTTTCAGTTTTTTATAAAGCACTCTTCCCTCAGATCTATTGAAAGCCTAAAACAAGAATTAATCTCTATACAATCAATGGTTAAAAAAGATATGACATCAACCTTCCAATGGGATAAAGCGATAATAGGAACGCGTGATTTTATTTTTCCAACAAAGAATCAACTAAAAGCATGGGGAAAAATAAAATACGAAATTATAGATGAAGCCCATTTTTTAGATTTTAATAAATATGTCGATTAA
- a CDS encoding 8-amino-7-oxononanoate synthase, which yields MKDKYFKDRLKEIESSGNLRRLQIITNSEKGVIVGNKEFTNLTSNDYLGIATDRHLYSEFLENLKESDLQFSASSSRLQTGNYEDHIVLEKRLAELFHSESALVFNSGYHANTGILPAVTTSRSMILADKLVHASIIDGIRLSQAKCIRFKHNDYRQLERLIQQAGEHHDRIIIVTESIFSMDGDESDLRTLVRFKQKYPAIMLYIDEAHAIGVRGNNGLGCCEEHNIIEHIDFLIGTFGKALGSCGAFLICNRTMREYLINTMRTLIFTTALPPINLKWTLFTLNKAVGMNSRREHIKKISNLLKKELSSENQEIQSSSHIIPYITGSSESAHNAAKELQKQGFYVLPVRPPTVPDGTARIRLSLTANCTEEEINRLIYCIRNLSKS from the coding sequence ATGAAAGACAAATATTTTAAGGACAGGCTAAAAGAAATAGAAAGTTCCGGAAACCTAAGGAGGTTGCAAATAATAACCAATAGTGAAAAAGGTGTTATTGTAGGAAATAAAGAGTTTACCAATCTTACTTCCAATGATTATTTGGGTATCGCAACAGACCGCCATTTATATTCCGAGTTTTTAGAAAACTTAAAAGAATCCGATTTACAGTTTTCCGCATCTTCGTCCCGATTACAAACCGGTAATTACGAAGATCATATTGTTTTAGAAAAACGTTTGGCTGAATTATTTCATTCAGAGTCAGCATTAGTATTCAACAGCGGTTATCATGCAAATACGGGAATCCTTCCGGCAGTAACAACATCCCGCTCAATGATACTTGCCGACAAGTTAGTACACGCAAGTATTATTGACGGCATCCGTCTTAGTCAAGCAAAATGTATTCGTTTCAAGCACAATGATTATCGACAGCTTGAACGCCTCATACAACAAGCCGGAGAGCACCATGACCGCATAATTATTGTTACGGAAAGCATTTTCAGTATGGACGGAGATGAATCGGATTTACGAACATTGGTCCGATTTAAACAAAAATATCCGGCAATTATGCTTTATATAGACGAAGCGCATGCAATCGGTGTACGGGGAAACAACGGACTGGGTTGTTGTGAAGAACACAATATTATCGAACATATCGATTTTTTAATCGGTACATTCGGAAAGGCGCTGGGATCTTGCGGAGCATTCTTGATTTGCAATAGGACAATGCGAGAATATCTTATTAATACAATGAGGACACTTATTTTTACAACAGCACTACCTCCGATCAATCTCAAATGGACTCTTTTTACACTGAATAAAGCCGTTGGCATGAATAGCCGACGAGAACATATAAAAAAAATCTCAAACTTGTTAAAAAAAGAACTCAGTTCGGAAAACCAGGAAATACAAAGTAGCAGCCATATTATACCTTATATCACAGGTTCTTCAGAGTCGGCACATAATGCGGCAAAAGAACTCCAAAAACAAGGATTTTATGTCCTTCCGGTACGTCCTCCGACAGTCCCTGATGGAACAGCAAGAATACGGCTCTCTCTAACTGCAAATTGTACAGAAGAAGAAATAAATCGATTAATATACTGTATCAGGAATTTATCAAAATCATGA